In one window of Halococcus salifodinae DSM 8989 DNA:
- a CDS encoding complex I NDUFA9 subunit family protein, whose protein sequence is MDVLVTGGDGFVGRNLCDELAERGHDVTALSRDPDPSVFEADVDTAIGDVTAYDSMEGAFAGQDSVVNLVALSPLFQPSGGDEQHFEIHLGGTENAVRAAEEHGVERFVQMSALGADPRGPTAYIRSKGEAEGVVRDSALDWTIVRPSVVFGDGGEFVPFTKKLTTPYLAALPRGGRTRFQPIWIGDLTPMLADTVTEDGHTGETYEIGGPATLTLADVAKLAYRAEGKSVSIAPVPMALTKLGMGLADPLPVVPFGSDQARSLEMDNTVADNDVTAFGRDMGDLRSLADYLGVA, encoded by the coding sequence ATGGACGTGCTCGTGACCGGTGGCGACGGCTTCGTCGGACGGAATCTGTGTGACGAACTGGCGGAACGCGGCCACGACGTGACGGCGCTCTCGCGCGATCCCGATCCCTCGGTGTTCGAGGCGGACGTCGACACCGCGATCGGCGACGTGACCGCCTACGACTCGATGGAAGGGGCGTTCGCGGGCCAGGATTCGGTCGTCAATCTCGTCGCGCTCTCGCCGCTCTTCCAGCCCTCGGGCGGCGACGAGCAGCACTTCGAGATCCATCTCGGCGGCACCGAGAACGCGGTTCGGGCGGCCGAGGAACACGGTGTCGAGCGGTTCGTCCAGATGAGCGCGCTCGGAGCCGATCCTCGGGGACCGACGGCGTACATCCGGTCGAAAGGTGAGGCCGAGGGAGTGGTCCGTGACTCGGCGCTCGACTGGACGATCGTCCGGCCATCGGTGGTGTTCGGCGACGGCGGCGAGTTCGTTCCGTTCACGAAGAAACTCACGACACCGTATCTCGCGGCGCTGCCCCGCGGCGGTCGCACCCGGTTCCAGCCGATCTGGATCGGCGATCTCACGCCGATGCTCGCCGATACCGTCACCGAGGATGGCCACACCGGCGAAACCTACGAGATCGGCGGGCCGGCGACCCTGACGCTCGCCGACGTCGCCAAACTCGCCTACCGGGCGGAGGGGAAGTCGGTCTCGATCGCCCCGGTGCCGATGGCGCTCACGAAGCTCGGGATGGGGCTCGCCGACCCGCTGCCGGTGGTCCCGTTCGGCTCGGACCAGGCGCGCTCGCTCGAAATGGACAACACGGTCGCCGACAACGACGTCACCGCGTTCGGTCGTGACATGGGCGATCTGCGCTCGCTCGCCGACTACCTCGGCGTGGCGTAA
- a CDS encoding formyltetrahydrofolate deformylase yields the protein MNPRLTEITVIGDDDTGLIARITSLLFERGVNIEDLDQAVRQDLFRMTMRVDTSEMDGSKDDLRRALDDLCEELGMDVQVRFPADRETRQVAVLATKESHCLDALFDAWETGDPDAEIGVVVANHDDLAPIAEAHDVPFYDVGDAGGVPDEEWLLDVLADHDVDLVVLARYMRILSPNVVFRYESRIINIHPSLLPAFPGAEPYRQALDAGVRVAGVTAHYVTTDLDQGPIITQRAFNVPDDATVADLERRGQPLEAEALVEAVRLHLEDDLVVGRGRTHLRNGENAALGLPDEIERLNPDRPVDAETPPAGEPAGTSDD from the coding sequence ATGAACCCACGACTCACCGAGATCACGGTGATCGGCGACGACGACACCGGCCTCATCGCTCGGATCACCTCGCTCCTCTTCGAGCGCGGCGTGAACATCGAGGACCTCGATCAGGCGGTTCGTCAGGACCTGTTCCGGATGACGATGCGGGTCGACACGAGCGAGATGGACGGCTCGAAGGACGACCTCCGCCGGGCGCTCGACGACCTCTGCGAGGAGCTGGGAATGGACGTTCAGGTCCGATTCCCCGCCGATCGCGAGACGAGACAGGTCGCGGTGCTCGCCACGAAGGAATCACACTGCCTCGACGCGCTGTTCGACGCGTGGGAGACGGGCGATCCCGACGCCGAGATCGGGGTCGTAGTCGCGAACCACGACGACCTCGCGCCGATCGCCGAGGCTCACGACGTGCCGTTTTACGATGTCGGCGATGCGGGCGGCGTGCCCGACGAGGAGTGGTTGCTCGATGTCCTCGCCGATCACGACGTCGATCTCGTGGTGCTCGCGCGCTACATGCGCATCCTGAGTCCCAACGTGGTGTTTCGCTACGAGAGCCGCATCATCAACATCCATCCTTCCCTGTTGCCCGCCTTCCCCGGCGCGGAGCCGTACCGCCAGGCGCTCGACGCCGGGGTCCGGGTCGCGGGCGTCACCGCCCACTACGTCACGACCGACCTCGACCAGGGGCCGATCATCACCCAGCGCGCGTTCAACGTGCCCGACGACGCCACCGTCGCCGATCTCGAACGCCGCGGCCAGCCCCTCGAAGCCGAGGCGCTCGTCGAAGCGGTGCGGCTCCACCTCGAAGACGATCTCGTCGTCGGTCGAGGCCGAACCCACCTCCGCAACGGCGAGAACGCCGCCCTCGGGCTTCCCGACGAGATCGAACGACTAAACCCGGATCGGCCGGTCGACGCGGAGACACCACCCGCCGGCGAACCGGCCGGAACGAGCGACGACTGA
- a CDS encoding DUF4097 family beta strand repeat-containing protein translates to MTLPLTRRRLLGACAVGLSVVSAGCGGAMSFGTDQTEFERGLGTDVARITVETDSGDARVSRTDAESVRVRGTKETGSVFTDLDDLTVETARDGDRLHISTDTSGGSFLGLGGGSISLDIGVPEGVAVERVSSGNGVATATNVAGDVSLEATNGMARANDVDGSVSLASTNGPLSARGITGLDGAETTNGEVDVAVPAIDGDVSISSINGTVIAALAPDLDATVVASTENGTVNVDDLPFERDGPKDTLRGTLGDGTHELTVETTNGSVLLTRLRRPVRQSQQSQ, encoded by the coding sequence ATGACGTTGCCCCTCACTCGCCGTCGGCTGCTCGGTGCCTGTGCGGTCGGTCTCTCGGTCGTCTCGGCCGGCTGTGGCGGTGCGATGTCGTTCGGCACCGATCAGACGGAGTTCGAGCGTGGTCTCGGGACGGATGTAGCGCGGATCACTGTCGAGACGGACAGCGGCGATGCGAGGGTGAGCCGAACGGACGCGGAGTCGGTTCGCGTTCGCGGCACCAAGGAGACGGGATCGGTGTTTACGGATCTCGACGACTTGACCGTCGAGACGGCGCGCGACGGCGATCGACTCCACATCAGCACGGATACAAGCGGCGGCTCGTTTCTCGGCCTCGGTGGCGGATCGATCTCCCTCGATATCGGGGTGCCCGAAGGCGTCGCCGTCGAGAGGGTTTCGTCGGGGAACGGCGTCGCCACCGCAACCAACGTCGCCGGTGACGTGAGCCTCGAAGCGACGAACGGGATGGCGAGGGCGAACGATGTCGACGGGTCCGTCTCGCTGGCGTCGACGAACGGCCCGCTCAGTGCGCGCGGGATCACCGGTCTCGACGGGGCTGAGACGACCAACGGGGAGGTCGATGTGGCCGTTCCCGCGATCGATGGCGACGTGTCGATTTCGTCGATAAACGGAACCGTCATCGCGGCGCTAGCTCCCGATCTCGATGCGACGGTCGTCGCTTCGACGGAGAACGGCACCGTCAACGTCGACGATCTCCCCTTCGAACGGGATGGGCCAAAGGACACGCTTCGCGGGACGCTCGGCGACGGCACGCACGAACTCACCGTCGAAACGACGAACGGCAGCGTGCTCCTCACTCGACTGCGCCGCCCCGTCCGACAGTCCCAACAGTCCCAGTGA
- the arcS gene encoding archaeosine synthase subunit alpha, giving the protein MTESFEVHDRDGAARIGEVRLDDPLTTPALCDEILADAGSRWPEERETPTGDSEHLTVLPHRALPAGTPEEVAGAFAPEYPDIDAPSAAVVSTETATDHGTDAYVLSDAQGIVGHARAFVEAIVAVRRAIPDDTALYLPGVATPANAALLAYAGVDLLDSDRAVVKGTQGKYLTSDGEHFLEDLTELPCACPACQVERGEFDREDCASHNATVLEAELSTVRERIRRGRLRDYLEGQARHEGWLTAALRRLDQEYAYLEARTPVIRRAELLATSEETLRRAEIQRFAERVTTRYHNRFDNPLVLVPCSATKPYSESQSHEQFHSAIGFRAHTVSMTSPIGVVPQELECTYPAQHYDSVVTGEWTAGEIEFVASVLEAYLERNEYPQVIAHVPEDYRPITERVEDSLRIDFTYTVSDHPTTTDSLAALDDALDGELKYSKRERQHNTVRAIADYQFGPRAGDALFGEISTESFYPKLRVRGADGDEDDHLATMVPQYGTLSLTLAGARRWVESDAPTKRVEIDGFVPHGSVLAPGIVDASDEIRVGDEVVVEGPKAFAVGRAAMHGSAMAEGTRGVAVTVRHVEER; this is encoded by the coding sequence ATGACCGAATCCTTCGAGGTTCACGACCGCGATGGGGCGGCCCGGATCGGGGAGGTGCGCCTCGACGATCCACTTACCACGCCCGCACTCTGCGACGAGATTCTCGCGGACGCGGGCAGCCGCTGGCCGGAAGAACGCGAGACGCCGACCGGCGACTCCGAGCACCTGACCGTCCTCCCGCATCGCGCGCTCCCGGCGGGCACCCCCGAGGAGGTCGCGGGTGCGTTCGCTCCCGAGTACCCCGACATCGACGCGCCGAGTGCCGCAGTCGTCTCGACCGAAACGGCGACCGACCACGGGACCGACGCCTACGTGCTCTCGGACGCTCAGGGAATCGTCGGCCACGCCCGCGCGTTCGTGGAGGCGATCGTCGCCGTACGGAGAGCGATCCCCGACGACACGGCGCTCTACCTACCAGGGGTAGCGACACCCGCGAACGCCGCGCTGCTCGCGTACGCTGGCGTCGATCTCCTCGACAGCGATCGTGCTGTCGTGAAGGGAACCCAAGGGAAATACCTCACTTCGGACGGCGAACACTTCCTCGAAGACCTCACCGAGCTGCCGTGTGCGTGCCCGGCCTGCCAGGTGGAGCGGGGCGAGTTCGACCGCGAGGACTGTGCGAGCCACAACGCGACCGTCCTCGAAGCCGAACTGTCGACCGTTCGCGAGCGGATCCGTCGAGGACGGCTTCGGGACTATCTCGAAGGCCAGGCCCGCCACGAGGGGTGGCTGACGGCGGCGCTCAGACGACTCGACCAGGAGTACGCGTATCTCGAAGCACGCACGCCCGTGATCCGACGCGCCGAACTGCTGGCCACGAGCGAGGAGACCCTTCGACGGGCCGAGATTCAACGCTTCGCCGAGCGGGTCACGACCCGGTATCACAATCGATTCGACAACCCGCTCGTCCTCGTGCCGTGCTCGGCGACGAAGCCGTACAGCGAGTCCCAGAGCCACGAACAGTTCCACAGCGCCATCGGGTTCCGGGCGCACACGGTGTCGATGACCTCGCCGATCGGCGTCGTGCCCCAGGAACTCGAATGCACGTACCCGGCCCAGCACTACGATTCGGTCGTGACGGGCGAGTGGACCGCCGGGGAGATCGAGTTCGTGGCGAGCGTGCTCGAAGCCTATCTCGAACGCAACGAGTACCCCCAGGTGATCGCCCACGTTCCCGAGGACTACCGCCCGATAACTGAACGCGTAGAAGACTCGCTCAGGATCGATTTCACGTACACCGTCAGCGACCATCCGACGACGACGGACTCGCTCGCGGCGCTCGACGACGCGCTCGACGGCGAGCTCAAATACTCCAAACGCGAGCGCCAGCACAACACCGTCCGCGCGATCGCGGACTACCAGTTCGGGCCGCGGGCGGGCGACGCGCTATTTGGAGAGATCTCCACGGAGAGCTTCTACCCCAAACTCCGGGTTCGAGGGGCCGACGGTGACGAAGACGACCACCTCGCGACGATGGTGCCGCAGTACGGCACGCTCTCTCTGACGCTCGCGGGTGCCCGCCGGTGGGTCGAGAGCGACGCCCCCACGAAGCGAGTGGAGATCGACGGGTTCGTCCCGCACGGCAGCGTGCTCGCACCGGGAATCGTCGACGCGAGCGATGAAATCCGGGTCGGCGACGAGGTCGTCGTCGAGGGACCGAAGGCGTTCGCGGTCGGCCGCGCGGCGATGCACGGCTCCGCGATGGCCGAGGGCACCCGCGGCGTCGCCGTCACGGTCCGTCACGTCGAGGAGCGATAG
- the cofG gene encoding 7,8-didemethyl-8-hydroxy-5-deazariboflavin synthase subunit CofG produces MQEADTRDPLDAIDVTPHDVDRLCAVDSNDVDPAPRLSFSRNVFVPLTTACRYTCTYCTYFDPPGEASLMSREDVRQVLETGADAGCTEALFTFGDKPDDRYDAIHDQLDEWGHDSIHDYLYEMCELALDVGLLPHSNPGDLQHDEMAMLAEVNASMGVMLETTADVGAHAGPRQKTPEQRLDTIRAAGEVGIPFTTGILVGIGEDWEDRAESLLAIRELNEQYGHIQEVLVQPVVENERWNSPTPDAEILRRAVAMARVALPEDVSIQVPPNLAPVREVLDCGVDDLGGVSPVTDDHINPDYAWPGLDELEAIAGEAGVPLDERLPVYERFVDDGGWIDERIEAALAADTVHGERFRSVLEHGENPAGV; encoded by the coding sequence ATGCAGGAGGCCGACACGCGCGATCCACTCGATGCGATCGACGTCACGCCGCACGACGTCGATCGGCTGTGTGCTGTCGACTCCAACGACGTCGATCCTGCACCCCGCCTCTCGTTCTCGCGCAACGTCTTCGTTCCGCTGACCACGGCGTGTCGGTACACCTGTACCTACTGCACGTACTTCGACCCGCCCGGCGAAGCCAGTCTGATGAGTCGCGAGGACGTCCGACAGGTGCTCGAAACCGGAGCCGACGCCGGCTGCACCGAGGCGCTGTTCACCTTCGGCGACAAACCCGACGACCGCTACGACGCGATCCACGACCAGCTCGATGAGTGGGGCCACGACTCGATCCACGACTACCTCTACGAGATGTGCGAACTCGCGCTCGACGTCGGGCTCCTCCCCCACAGCAACCCCGGCGATCTCCAGCACGACGAGATGGCGATGCTCGCCGAAGTGAACGCCTCGATGGGCGTGATGCTCGAAACCACCGCCGACGTCGGCGCTCACGCCGGCCCCCGACAGAAGACGCCCGAACAGCGCCTCGACACCATCCGTGCGGCCGGCGAGGTCGGGATTCCCTTCACCACCGGAATTCTGGTGGGGATCGGCGAGGACTGGGAGGACCGGGCCGAATCACTGCTGGCGATCCGCGAACTCAACGAGCAATACGGGCACATCCAGGAAGTGCTCGTCCAGCCCGTCGTCGAAAACGAGCGGTGGAACAGTCCGACGCCCGACGCCGAGATCCTCCGACGTGCGGTCGCGATGGCCCGCGTTGCGCTCCCGGAGGACGTCTCGATCCAGGTGCCGCCGAACCTCGCGCCCGTCCGTGAGGTGCTCGACTGCGGTGTCGACGACCTCGGTGGGGTGTCGCCCGTGACCGACGATCACATCAACCCCGACTACGCGTGGCCAGGCCTCGACGAGCTCGAAGCCATCGCGGGAGAGGCTGGCGTCCCACTAGACGAGCGCCTGCCGGTGTACGAGCGGTTCGTCGACGACGGCGGCTGGATCGACGAGCGCATCGAGGCGGCGCTCGCCGCCGACACCGTCCACGGCGAGCGCTTCCGATCGGTGCTCGAACACGGCGAGAACCCCGCCGGAGTCTAA
- a CDS encoding phosphoribosylaminoimidazolesuccinocarboxamide synthase, translating into MTSVKEFRIEEPATADTPGSGRFVFTDAYSVFDWGQMPDTVPEKGRSLCAMGAYNFELLEAEDVPTHYRGVVDPTADETGGESEAVELDAVAAPPREMAIDLVQVPDLPPEDGSYDYETFHAAAGENYLVPLEIVFRNSVPVGSSLRSRRDPGEVGLGAAEWPDDPVDLPEPVVEFSTKFEEQDRYLTREEADRIAGRAALDDLAAVAREVNRIVTDRAESIGITHEDGKIECCYVDGEVRVADVVGTFDENRFSYDGQQLSKEVLRQYHKRTQPEWVAAVSAAKTEADEQGETDWRALCERDPEPLAESVIDTASDLYTAGANAYLDRDIFDAPALDDAVATVRSLGN; encoded by the coding sequence ATGACCAGTGTCAAGGAGTTCCGGATCGAGGAGCCCGCCACCGCCGACACGCCCGGCAGCGGGCGGTTCGTGTTCACCGACGCCTATTCCGTGTTCGACTGGGGGCAGATGCCCGACACCGTTCCCGAGAAAGGTCGCTCCCTCTGTGCGATGGGCGCGTACAACTTCGAACTGCTCGAAGCCGAAGACGTGCCGACCCACTACCGGGGTGTCGTCGATCCGACGGCCGACGAAACGGGTGGGGAGTCCGAGGCGGTCGAACTGGACGCCGTCGCGGCACCGCCCCGTGAGATGGCGATCGATCTCGTCCAGGTGCCGGATCTTCCCCCCGAAGACGGAAGCTACGACTACGAGACGTTCCACGCCGCAGCGGGCGAGAACTACCTCGTCCCGCTCGAAATCGTCTTCCGGAACAGCGTCCCGGTGGGATCGAGCCTGCGCTCGCGCCGCGATCCCGGCGAGGTGGGGCTCGGTGCGGCCGAGTGGCCCGACGACCCGGTCGATCTCCCGGAGCCGGTCGTCGAGTTCTCGACGAAGTTCGAGGAACAGGACCGGTATCTCACGCGCGAGGAAGCCGACCGGATCGCGGGACGGGCGGCGCTCGACGACCTCGCGGCGGTCGCACGCGAGGTCAACCGGATCGTGACAGATCGGGCCGAATCGATCGGGATAACCCACGAGGACGGCAAGATCGAGTGCTGTTACGTCGACGGCGAGGTCCGGGTCGCCGATGTGGTCGGCACGTTCGACGAGAACCGGTTTTCCTACGACGGCCAGCAGCTCTCGAAGGAGGTGCTCCGCCAGTACCACAAGCGCACGCAGCCGGAGTGGGTCGCAGCGGTCAGTGCTGCGAAGACCGAGGCCGACGAGCAGGGCGAGACCGACTGGCGTGCGCTGTGTGAGCGCGACCCCGAACCGCTCGCCGAGAGCGTGATCGACACCGCGAGCGATCTCTATACTGCGGGCGCGAACGCCTATCTCGATCGCGACATCTTCGACGCACCGGCGCTCGACGACGCGGTTGCGACTGTGCGTTCGCTCGGGAACTGA
- a CDS encoding GNAT family N-acetyltransferase: MSATTEPETFDDDVRRRLYEYVERNGAVRPEVLRNEVRVAEDRPGSKPPRSALPTKRVRLPAAQFREHVDALIEAGHLDEHDGKLRVAWEAETTELDTADGPVTIRPAHQEDMEGITDVIGRVTAAGTHIRAETVGEAIDRESALLRHDDRRRTFFVATEREDAGETDTADTDETDQDGGGEDDGSKDDDDEQVVGWVHVDALDVEKLSHTAELTVGVVAKRRRQGIGRALLEHALDWAASVGYHKIYQALPATNDEAVAFLESAGWEREAVHAEHYLVDEEYVDEVLMATWFD; this comes from the coding sequence ATGAGCGCGACGACCGAACCGGAGACGTTCGATGATGACGTGCGACGGCGGCTCTACGAGTACGTCGAGCGGAACGGCGCGGTTCGACCCGAAGTGCTCAGAAACGAGGTTCGGGTCGCGGAGGACCGGCCCGGATCGAAACCGCCACGGTCGGCACTGCCGACCAAACGCGTCCGCCTCCCGGCCGCACAGTTCCGCGAGCACGTCGACGCGCTGATCGAGGCGGGCCACCTCGACGAGCACGACGGCAAGCTCAGGGTCGCGTGGGAGGCCGAAACCACCGAACTCGACACCGCTGACGGGCCGGTGACGATCCGTCCCGCCCACCAAGAAGACATGGAAGGAATCACCGACGTGATCGGACGAGTCACGGCCGCGGGAACCCACATCCGCGCCGAGACCGTCGGGGAGGCGATCGACCGCGAGAGCGCGCTGTTGCGCCACGACGACCGCCGACGGACGTTCTTCGTCGCGACCGAACGCGAGGACGCCGGCGAAACGGACACGGCGGACACGGACGAGACCGACCAGGACGGCGGCGGCGAGGACGACGGCAGCAAGGACGATGACGACGAACAGGTGGTCGGGTGGGTCCACGTCGACGCGCTCGACGTCGAGAAACTCAGCCACACCGCCGAACTCACCGTCGGGGTCGTCGCCAAGCGTCGCCGACAGGGCATCGGTCGGGCGCTCCTCGAACACGCCCTCGACTGGGCGGCGTCGGTCGGCTACCACAAGATCTACCAGGCGCTGCCGGCGACGAACGACGAGGCCGTCGCGTTCCTCGAAAGCGCGGGCTGGGAACGCGAAGCCGTCCACGCCGAACACTACCTGGTCGACGAGGAGTACGTCGACGAGGTGCTCATGGCGACGTGGTTCGACTGA
- the purS gene encoding phosphoribosylformylglycinamidine synthase subunit PurS: protein MTAYTAVVTVRLKRGVLDPEAETTARALERLGFELEELRAADRFEVDLDAASEDAAAERADAMAERLLANPTIHDYTVEVESR from the coding sequence ATGACCGCCTACACCGCCGTCGTCACCGTGCGGCTGAAACGGGGCGTGCTCGATCCCGAGGCCGAGACCACCGCCCGCGCGCTCGAACGCCTCGGGTTCGAGCTGGAGGAGCTCCGCGCGGCCGATCGTTTCGAGGTCGATCTCGACGCCGCGAGCGAAGATGCGGCCGCAGAGCGCGCCGACGCGATGGCCGAACGCCTGCTCGCCAATCCGACCATCCACGACTACACCGTGGAAGTCGAGTCGCGATGA
- a CDS encoding archaeosine biosynthesis radical SAM protein RaSEA yields MSSTPDPEVYEQGKGMDAHNAAMRRIRARNDQTYDPHEPTRVWLDEDNTPDGVRQSLTIILNAGGCRWARAGGCTMCGYVAESVEGGTVPHDALMDQLEVCLDHEQENADEPCPLVKIYTSGSFLDEREIPPETRAAIAETFADRERIVVESLPDFVDRERLADFTDRGLAIDIAVGLETATDRVRHDCVNKYFDFSEFVAASEAADAAGAGIKAYLLMKPPFLTESEAVADMESSIRRCAEHAHTVSMNPCNVQRHTMVEDLYHDGSYRPPWLWSVADVLESTADADAIVVSDPVGHGSDRGPHNCGECDDRVQTAIKDFDKRQDPTVFEQVSCECEATWKAVMEREKSYGMPLAR; encoded by the coding sequence ATGAGCAGTACGCCCGATCCCGAGGTCTACGAGCAGGGCAAGGGGATGGACGCCCACAACGCGGCCATGCGCCGGATCCGCGCGCGCAACGATCAGACCTACGATCCCCACGAACCCACCCGGGTCTGGCTCGATGAGGACAACACGCCCGACGGCGTTCGCCAGTCGCTCACGATCATTCTGAACGCCGGCGGCTGTCGGTGGGCGCGCGCCGGCGGCTGCACCATGTGTGGCTACGTCGCGGAATCGGTCGAGGGTGGCACAGTCCCCCACGACGCGCTCATGGACCAGCTCGAAGTCTGTCTCGATCACGAGCAAGAGAACGCCGACGAACCCTGCCCGCTCGTCAAGATCTACACCTCCGGGAGCTTCCTCGACGAGCGCGAGATCCCCCCCGAAACCCGCGCCGCGATCGCCGAGACGTTCGCCGACCGCGAGCGGATCGTGGTCGAATCACTCCCCGATTTCGTCGATCGCGAGCGCCTCGCCGACTTCACCGACCGCGGCCTCGCGATCGACATCGCGGTCGGCCTCGAAACCGCCACCGACCGGGTGCGCCACGACTGCGTGAACAAGTACTTCGACTTCTCGGAGTTCGTCGCGGCGAGCGAGGCGGCCGACGCGGCGGGCGCAGGGATCAAAGCCTACCTCCTGATGAAACCGCCCTTCCTCACCGAGAGCGAGGCGGTCGCGGACATGGAGTCCTCGATCCGACGGTGTGCCGAACACGCTCATACCGTGTCGATGAACCCCTGTAACGTCCAGCGCCACACGATGGTCGAGGACCTCTATCACGATGGGAGCTATCGTCCACCGTGGCTCTGGTCGGTGGCCGACGTGCTCGAATCGACCGCGGATGCCGACGCGATCGTGGTCTCCGATCCGGTCGGCCACGGCTCGGATCGCGGCCCGCACAACTGCGGCGAGTGCGACGATCGGGTTCAGACCGCGATCAAGGACTTCGACAAGCGACAGGACCCCACAGTGTTCGAGCAGGTGTCCTGTGAGTGCGAGGCGACGTGGAAGGCAGTGATGGAACGGGAGAAGAGCTACGGGATGCCGCTGGCGCGGTAG
- the purQ gene encoding phosphoribosylformylglycinamidine synthase I: MTVSVIQFGGSNCDRDAVRALQDVEIDAERTWHEDGLPENPSGIVLPGGFSYGDYLRAGAMAGRAPIMEAVRDAANGGMPVLGICNGAQVGCETGLTPGAFTTNASARFQCEHVHLRVENADTPWTQAFEPGEVIELPIAHGEGRFEISEERLADLDREDRVLFRYCDADGNVTPESNPNGSTDAVAGVCGERESVAVLMPHPERATLPELGGTDGRAILRGFAE, encoded by the coding sequence ATGACGGTCTCGGTCATCCAGTTCGGCGGCTCGAACTGCGATCGCGACGCGGTTCGCGCGCTCCAGGATGTTGAGATCGACGCCGAGCGGACGTGGCACGAGGACGGACTCCCCGAGAACCCCTCGGGGATCGTCCTTCCCGGTGGCTTTTCGTACGGCGATTACCTCCGGGCGGGCGCGATGGCCGGGCGCGCACCGATCATGGAGGCCGTCCGTGATGCCGCGAACGGGGGCATGCCAGTGCTTGGGATCTGCAACGGCGCGCAGGTCGGCTGCGAGACGGGCCTCACGCCCGGCGCGTTCACCACCAACGCGAGCGCGCGCTTCCAGTGCGAGCACGTCCACCTCCGGGTCGAGAACGCCGACACGCCGTGGACCCAGGCTTTCGAGCCGGGCGAGGTGATCGAACTCCCGATCGCCCACGGCGAGGGCCGATTCGAGATCAGCGAGGAACGTCTCGCCGATCTCGATCGCGAGGATCGAGTCCTCTTTCGGTACTGCGATGCCGACGGGAACGTGACACCGGAATCGAACCCGAACGGATCGACGGACGCGGTGGCGGGCGTGTGCGGCGAGCGCGAGTCCGTTGCCGTGTTGATGCCCCATCCCGAGCGTGCGACCCTGCCCGAGCTCGGCGGCACCGACGGGCGGGCGATCCTGCGCGGGTTCGCGGAGTAG
- the cofC gene encoding 2-phospho-L-lactate guanylyltransferase translates to MRVVVPFAAEQPKTRLADVFTPAERREFARVMLDDVLRALREAGHTPEVLTTAGIDVDAPTIVDDRPLSTAVDAVLAAGTPVAVVMADLPLATPDALTRLFAPDADVVLAPGRGGGTNAFVTRHPEFRVDYHGASYRDHRERAREVGASLATVDSHRLATDVDESADLAEVLLHGTGETRRWLERQDVRLDTSGDDRVDIRRDGTTAVQRDEGPETG, encoded by the coding sequence ATGCGCGTCGTCGTCCCGTTCGCGGCCGAACAGCCGAAGACCCGGCTCGCGGACGTGTTCACGCCTGCCGAGCGCCGCGAGTTCGCCCGCGTCATGCTGGACGACGTACTCCGTGCGCTCCGCGAGGCCGGCCACACGCCCGAAGTGCTCACGACGGCCGGGATCGACGTGGACGCACCCACGATCGTCGACGATCGTCCGTTGAGCACGGCCGTCGATGCGGTGCTGGCGGCGGGAACGCCGGTCGCAGTGGTGATGGCGGATCTCCCGCTCGCAACTCCGGACGCGCTCACGCGGCTGTTCGCGCCCGACGCCGACGTGGTGCTCGCACCCGGTCGGGGCGGCGGAACGAACGCGTTCGTGACGCGTCATCCCGAGTTCCGGGTCGACTACCACGGCGCGTCGTACCGCGATCACCGCGAACGCGCCCGTGAGGTCGGTGCGAGCCTTGCGACGGTCGATTCCCACCGGCTCGCGACCGATGTCGACGAGTCCGCGGACCTCGCGGAAGTGCTGCTCCACGGAACAGGGGAAACGCGTCGGTGGCTCGAAAGGCAAGACGTTCGACTCGACACGAGCGGGGACGATCGCGTCGATATCCGACGGGACGGTACGACCGCTGTGCAGCGGGATGAGGGGCCAGAGACGGGCTGA